The Acidicapsa ligni genome has a window encoding:
- the malQ gene encoding 4-alpha-glucanotransferase yields the protein MEFQRSSGILLHISSLASYGGIGDMGPEAYKFLDFLHAGKQHIWQVLPLCPTGYGNSPYAGSSAFAGNPSLISLELLSDWGWIAGDRIANLAGRNGNVNFEDVENRKRPLLYEAAKNFLELGPKEERFQSQWQRFTAFCTQEASWLNDYAYYAVLRREFKTGAWTAWPEPLRRREPAAMEQAAAQYGNELAVEQALQFAFEEQWTSLRSAAAKQKIRFLGDIAIFVSMDSADVWANPGLFQLDEDLNPIRVAGVPPDYFSPTGQRWGNPLYRWDVLAETGYGWWVQRIRRSCNQYDIVRLDHFRGFEAYWSIPANEETAINGEWIKAPGADLFDRLEHVLGPLPLVAEDLGLITPEVDALRINCSMPGMRVLQFGFSSVEAHNHLPHRFVPATVSYTGTHDNDTTLGWWQHATDVERAALETYLGPVAMTPVWALMRASSTSVAELAIVPAQDLLALGSEARMNTPAIASGNWSWRAPEDCWTEDISRGLADLVDVSDRDNDPLKSSATTRGQDKAMIQSL from the coding sequence ATGGAATTCCAGCGTTCATCCGGCATCCTCCTGCACATCAGCTCTTTAGCTTCCTACGGCGGCATTGGTGACATGGGGCCGGAGGCATACAAGTTCCTCGACTTTCTTCATGCGGGTAAACAGCACATCTGGCAAGTGCTCCCACTCTGCCCCACCGGCTATGGAAACTCACCTTACGCAGGCAGCTCCGCCTTCGCAGGCAATCCCTCGCTCATCAGCCTGGAACTACTGTCAGACTGGGGCTGGATCGCCGGCGATCGCATTGCCAATCTGGCCGGACGCAACGGCAACGTCAATTTCGAAGATGTAGAAAATCGCAAGCGTCCTCTGCTTTACGAAGCCGCAAAGAATTTCCTCGAACTCGGCCCCAAAGAAGAGCGCTTCCAATCGCAATGGCAGCGCTTCACCGCCTTCTGCACCCAGGAAGCCTCCTGGCTCAATGATTACGCCTATTACGCCGTCCTCCGTCGCGAGTTCAAAACCGGCGCCTGGACCGCATGGCCCGAACCGCTGCGTCGCCGTGAACCAGCCGCAATGGAGCAGGCCGCTGCCCAATACGGCAATGAATTAGCCGTCGAACAAGCTCTCCAGTTCGCATTTGAAGAGCAGTGGACCAGCCTGCGCTCCGCTGCCGCCAAGCAGAAAATTCGCTTCCTCGGAGACATCGCCATCTTCGTCAGCATGGACTCAGCCGACGTCTGGGCCAATCCCGGCCTCTTCCAACTCGATGAAGATCTAAACCCCATCCGCGTAGCAGGCGTTCCACCCGACTATTTTTCCCCCACCGGCCAGCGCTGGGGCAATCCACTCTATCGCTGGGACGTGCTGGCCGAAACCGGCTACGGCTGGTGGGTGCAGCGCATTCGCCGCTCCTGCAATCAGTACGACATCGTCCGCCTCGACCACTTCCGCGGCTTCGAAGCCTACTGGTCTATTCCCGCCAACGAAGAAACCGCCATCAATGGCGAATGGATCAAGGCTCCCGGAGCCGATCTCTTCGACCGCCTCGAACATGTCCTTGGCCCGCTGCCCCTCGTAGCCGAAGACCTCGGCCTGATCACCCCCGAAGTGGACGCCCTTCGTATCAACTGCTCCATGCCCGGAATGCGCGTTCTCCAATTCGGCTTCAGCTCTGTGGAAGCGCACAACCATCTCCCACATCGCTTCGTCCCGGCCACCGTCTCCTACACCGGCACCCACGACAACGACACCACTCTAGGCTGGTGGCAACATGCCACGGACGTAGAGCGCGCCGCCCTCGAAACCTATCTCGGCCCGGTAGCCATGACCCCCGTTTGGGCCCTGATGCGTGCCTCCTCAACCTCGGTAGCCGAACTGGCCATCGTCCCCGCCCAGGACCTGCTCGCCCTCGGCTCTGAAGCCCGCATGAACACCCCCGCCATTGCATCCGGAAACTGGAGCTGGCGCGCCCCCGAAGACTGCTGGACCGAAGACATCTCCCGCGGCCTGGCCGACCTCGTCGATGTCAGCGACCGCGACAACGATCCACTAAAATCTTCTGCTACAACCCGAGGGCAAGATAAAGCGATGATCCAATCTTTGTGA
- a CDS encoding Stp1/IreP family PP2C-type Ser/Thr phosphatase: MATAVVRYTAAAITDRGRKRASNEDAFGYSVEHGIYVVCDGMGGAAAGEIASSLAVDEVLRLVTERRAAESGILPHIATEAVDAANEAIHSRAQRNLRLSGMGTTLVGFLAEERQAWILNIGDSRCYRLRGQRIQQCTQDHSLVEEQIRLGRMTRAEAARSPLRNVITRALGTQGSVTPDVIEIETDPGDIFLLCSDGLTRELSDEKIEALLNTPATLDEICTQLVQAANKAGGHDNITCLIIRVD, from the coding sequence TTGGCTACCGCTGTCGTGCGCTATACCGCCGCCGCTATTACGGATCGTGGCCGCAAACGCGCCTCCAATGAAGATGCCTTCGGATACTCCGTCGAGCATGGAATCTATGTCGTCTGTGACGGCATGGGGGGAGCTGCAGCTGGTGAAATCGCCAGCTCCCTCGCCGTCGACGAAGTCCTGCGCCTGGTCACCGAACGCCGCGCAGCCGAGTCCGGCATCCTCCCTCATATCGCCACCGAAGCCGTCGATGCAGCCAATGAAGCCATTCACTCCCGCGCCCAGCGCAACCTCCGCCTCAGCGGCATGGGTACCACCCTCGTCGGCTTTCTCGCTGAAGAACGCCAGGCCTGGATTCTCAACATCGGCGACAGCCGCTGCTATCGCCTGCGCGGTCAGCGGATACAGCAATGTACCCAGGATCACTCGCTCGTTGAAGAACAGATTCGTCTCGGCCGCATGACCCGCGCCGAAGCAGCCCGCTCCCCGCTGCGCAACGTCATCACCCGCGCACTTGGAACGCAGGGCAGCGTCACCCCGGATGTAATCGAAATCGAAACCGACCCCGGCGACATCTTCCTGCTTTGCTCCGATGGCCTGACCCGCGAACTCTCCGACGAAAAGATCGAGGCCTTGTTGAACACCCCCGCCACCCTCGACGAAATCTGCACCCAACTCGTCCAGGCCGCCAACAAAGCCGGCGGTCACGACAACATCACCTGCCTGATCATCCGCGTCGACTAA
- a CDS encoding peptidylprolyl isomerase, protein MIRFLQSKDNRFVKAVFIVIIGAAVITMVITLIPGIFQNEATTGDTYATVYPHWYSRFTFTGEQVTMTRVQEVAQQQLQRQKLPDFALPYMVQRVGQQLILQKLLLAEASKLGVEANDEDVRNFLHSGQYGQLLFPNGQFIGEDKYKQFISSQFQLSTADFEKELREGITINRLRSFITSGVTVNDSEIRDQYRKQNIKIKFDYAVISADDLRKQINPSDSDLQAFFTKNAARYANAVPEERKLSYFAFNANQIPGGIPQISPQEIQTYYNAHQAEYQQPEQARSRHILIKFPGGAAKTDAEAKAKADAILKQIQGGANFADLAKKESEDTGSGAQGGELGFARHGTMVPEFDSAIFSQKIGDTQIVKSQFGYHIIQVEERQTAHTQALAEVTPAIQVTLLRQKEAQAEQNYAQALATEAAHNGLAKTAAAHHLELVDTPSVSAQGVIAGLPDGSQVIAKAFTSKQGSEPQFAQTGEGYAIFQVTGITPPHAPVFADSKAQIAKDYADERLPMLLEQKTKDLAAKAKASGDLAKAAKEAGATIKTSDLVGDAGQVPDFGQVGSVAPDLFNLPVGGISGPINAQRTGVVAKILDKQEPSADEITKNLDQTRDQFLDQKREEVFGIFVSTTEDRFKKAKLIQINAKVAKSPDQGL, encoded by the coding sequence ATGATTCGTTTCCTGCAAAGTAAAGACAACCGCTTCGTTAAAGCCGTGTTCATCGTCATCATCGGCGCAGCCGTCATCACGATGGTCATCACTCTCATTCCAGGCATCTTCCAGAACGAAGCCACCACCGGCGACACCTACGCCACGGTCTACCCGCACTGGTACAGCCGCTTTACCTTTACCGGCGAACAGGTCACCATGACCCGCGTACAGGAAGTGGCCCAGCAGCAGCTTCAACGTCAGAAACTGCCCGACTTCGCCCTGCCCTACATGGTGCAGCGCGTCGGCCAGCAACTCATCCTGCAAAAGCTCCTGCTCGCGGAAGCCTCCAAGCTCGGCGTTGAAGCCAATGACGAAGATGTGCGTAACTTCCTGCACAGCGGTCAGTACGGCCAACTGCTTTTCCCCAATGGCCAGTTCATCGGCGAGGACAAGTACAAGCAGTTCATCTCTTCTCAGTTCCAGCTCAGCACCGCAGACTTCGAAAAGGAACTTCGCGAAGGCATCACCATCAACCGCCTGCGCTCGTTCATCACCTCCGGCGTCACTGTCAACGACAGCGAGATTCGCGACCAGTACCGCAAGCAGAACATCAAGATCAAGTTCGACTACGCGGTCATCTCCGCCGACGATCTGCGCAAGCAGATCAACCCCAGCGACAGCGATCTGCAGGCCTTCTTCACCAAGAACGCGGCCCGCTACGCCAACGCTGTTCCAGAAGAGCGCAAACTTAGCTACTTCGCCTTCAACGCGAACCAGATTCCCGGCGGCATTCCGCAAATCTCCCCACAGGAGATTCAGACATACTACAACGCTCACCAGGCTGAATATCAGCAGCCTGAGCAGGCTCGTTCGCGGCACATCCTCATCAAGTTTCCCGGCGGAGCAGCCAAGACCGACGCAGAAGCCAAGGCCAAGGCCGACGCAATCCTGAAGCAGATTCAGGGCGGCGCTAACTTCGCCGATCTCGCCAAGAAAGAGTCGGAAGACACCGGCAGCGGCGCCCAGGGCGGGGAACTCGGCTTTGCCCGTCACGGCACGATGGTTCCTGAATTTGACTCAGCTATCTTCTCGCAGAAAATCGGCGATACCCAGATCGTAAAGAGCCAGTTCGGCTACCACATCATCCAGGTTGAAGAACGCCAGACCGCGCACACCCAGGCTCTTGCCGAGGTTACCCCTGCCATTCAGGTCACCCTCCTTCGTCAGAAGGAAGCCCAGGCCGAACAGAACTATGCGCAGGCACTTGCCACGGAAGCAGCCCACAACGGCCTCGCCAAAACTGCCGCCGCACATCATCTTGAATTGGTCGATACCCCCTCCGTTTCCGCCCAGGGAGTGATCGCCGGTCTTCCCGATGGTTCCCAGGTGATCGCCAAGGCCTTTACCTCCAAGCAGGGCAGCGAACCGCAGTTCGCGCAGACGGGCGAGGGCTACGCCATCTTCCAGGTCACCGGAATCACCCCACCTCACGCGCCTGTTTTCGCTGACTCCAAAGCCCAGATCGCCAAGGACTACGCAGACGAACGTCTTCCCATGCTCCTCGAACAGAAGACCAAGGACCTCGCCGCCAAGGCCAAGGCCTCAGGTGATCTGGCCAAGGCCGCGAAAGAAGCTGGCGCAACCATCAAGACCAGCGATCTCGTAGGCGATGCTGGCCAGGTTCCCGACTTCGGTCAGGTTGGCTCCGTAGCTCCCGATCTCTTCAACCTTCCTGTCGGCGGTATCAGCGGCCCAATCAACGCCCAGCGCACCGGCGTTGTCGCCAAGATCCTCGACAAGCAGGAACCCTCAGCGGACGAAATCACCAAGAACCTCGATCAAACCCGCGACCAGTTCCTCGATCAAAAACGGGAAGAAGTCTTCGGCATCTTCGTAAGCACCACCGAAGATCGCTTCAAGAAAGCCAAGCTGATCCAGATCAACGCGAAAGTGGCCAAGTCCCCCGACCAGGGCTTGTAA
- a CDS encoding HEAT repeat domain-containing protein, with protein MRWMISSMLAIGLTSGLGLNLTSQEPAHLQQIFTDLQSSATSDNAAAQLRKEAESDTETRRYVAAHLPSLIKDSGPGSVWLNEVRLAGDLKISEAVPVLIDQVMRANTQGGFVTLTRALNLDNDPPGKALAQIGEPAIVVVGHLLESSDRSVRFRACYILAKIGSANAKGMLRNHLDKENDRGIRHFTQNVLDAASQGSEQR; from the coding sequence ATGCGATGGATGATTTCGTCAATGCTCGCGATAGGGCTGACTTCAGGATTAGGCCTGAACCTCACAAGCCAAGAACCGGCACATCTGCAACAAATTTTCACGGATCTCCAAAGTTCCGCGACAAGTGATAACGCTGCAGCACAATTGCGTAAAGAAGCAGAAAGTGACACCGAGACGCGCCGATATGTAGCTGCTCACTTGCCGTCTTTAATAAAGGACTCCGGACCAGGATCGGTTTGGTTAAATGAAGTGCGCTTGGCCGGCGATCTCAAGATATCGGAAGCTGTACCTGTCCTGATCGATCAAGTTATGAGGGCTAACACCCAAGGCGGCTTTGTAACCCTTACTCGAGCCTTGAACCTTGACAACGATCCGCCTGGGAAAGCTCTTGCACAAATCGGCGAACCGGCAATTGTGGTGGTTGGTCATCTCCTCGAAAGTAGTGATCGATCTGTACGATTTCGAGCATGTTATATTTTAGCAAAGATCGGCTCAGCAAACGCCAAAGGGATGTTGCGCAATCATCTCGATAAAGAAAATGATCGAGGAATCAGGCACTTTACCCAGAATGTACTCGATGCTGCATCGCAGGGATCAGAGCAGCGATAG
- a CDS encoding LbetaH domain-containing protein gives MGLEVEQKVDAIGSSGEGPLRINLYKVPSGTPLKVKILRALWSLFQLPFFLHTPKALSPLRIALLRLFGAKIGPSCNIGRGVKVWVPWNLIMGECSAIGFDTEIYNFAPVVIGDHVIVSQHSYVCTSTHDHTHPHFPLVSKPIRIESQSWVATGCMLSPGVTIGEGAVIGARSLVTRSMPPWMVCTGSPCRPIKERVIQKI, from the coding sequence TTGGGTTTAGAGGTAGAGCAAAAGGTTGATGCAATTGGCTCGTCGGGCGAGGGCCCGCTACGCATCAACTTGTACAAGGTGCCCAGCGGTACTCCGCTGAAAGTGAAAATTTTGCGGGCACTGTGGTCACTGTTTCAACTGCCGTTTTTTTTGCATACGCCTAAGGCGTTGAGTCCATTGAGGATCGCGTTATTACGGTTGTTTGGGGCGAAGATTGGACCATCCTGCAATATAGGCCGGGGCGTCAAGGTCTGGGTGCCGTGGAATCTGATCATGGGCGAGTGCTCGGCGATTGGGTTCGACACAGAAATTTACAATTTCGCGCCGGTGGTAATTGGGGATCATGTCATTGTTTCGCAGCATAGCTATGTCTGCACGTCGACGCATGACCATACGCATCCGCACTTTCCACTGGTTTCAAAGCCGATACGGATTGAGTCGCAGTCGTGGGTAGCTACGGGATGCATGCTTTCGCCGGGGGTGACGATTGGCGAGGGAGCAGTGATTGGAGCGCGGTCGCTGGTGACGCGTTCGATGCCGCCGTGGATGGTTTGCACGGGGAGCCCTTGCAGGCCGATCAAGGAGCGGGTGATTCAGAAAATATAG
- a CDS encoding dihydroorotate dehydrogenase translates to MTVRFAGLELANPVIAASGTFGYGIEFEEIVGLERIGAFVTKGLSREPMAGNQAPRIVQTASGMLNAIGLQNIGVADFVEKKLPELKRYPKAQVIVNVFGYKVEDYVAVIERLNDAAGIAAYELNVSCPNVHEGGMTFGADPGALEFLVAKAKTAATRPLIVKLSPNVTSVTQMARIAALAGADAISLVNTFMAMAIDAETRQPMIRNVTAGLSGPAIKPIALRMVYETAKAVSIPVLGMGGIVTAEDAVEFLLAGATAVQVGTASYADPRAVERLVKGLESWCKSHHVERVASLTGGMTIPWQG, encoded by the coding sequence ATGACAGTGCGATTTGCCGGTCTGGAGCTGGCGAATCCGGTGATAGCCGCGAGCGGAACCTTTGGCTATGGGATCGAGTTCGAGGAAATTGTCGGGCTCGAAAGGATTGGCGCGTTTGTGACCAAGGGGCTTTCGCGCGAGCCGATGGCGGGTAACCAGGCCCCGCGGATTGTGCAGACGGCATCGGGGATGTTGAATGCGATTGGGCTGCAGAATATCGGCGTTGCGGACTTTGTGGAGAAGAAGCTGCCGGAACTGAAGCGGTATCCCAAGGCGCAGGTGATTGTGAATGTCTTCGGCTACAAGGTTGAGGACTATGTTGCGGTGATCGAGCGGCTGAACGATGCTGCGGGGATTGCGGCCTATGAGCTGAACGTCTCCTGCCCGAATGTGCATGAGGGCGGCATGACGTTTGGGGCTGATCCGGGGGCGCTGGAATTTCTGGTGGCCAAGGCAAAAACTGCGGCTACGCGGCCTTTGATTGTGAAGCTGTCGCCGAATGTTACTTCTGTGACGCAGATGGCGCGGATTGCGGCGCTGGCGGGGGCGGATGCGATTTCGCTGGTGAATACTTTTATGGCGATGGCGATCGATGCGGAGACGCGGCAGCCGATGATTCGCAATGTAACGGCGGGGCTGTCGGGACCGGCAATCAAGCCGATTGCGCTGCGGATGGTCTACGAAACGGCAAAGGCAGTTTCGATTCCGGTGCTGGGAATGGGCGGGATTGTTACTGCAGAGGATGCGGTGGAGTTTCTACTGGCTGGGGCTACGGCGGTGCAGGTGGGGACGGCTAGTTATGCCGATCCGCGCGCGGTGGAGCGGTTGGTTAAAGGGTTGGAGAGCTGGTGTAAGAGCCACCACGTGGAGCGGGTGGCTTCGCTTACGGGGGGGATGACTATTCCGTGGCAGGGGTAG
- a CDS encoding metal-dependent transcriptional regulator has translation MTDSITVSKEDYLKAILEAESEGHHVIPATLAHWLSVSAPAVTMALKRLKRDGFVDVKADGIVRLTASGKETAYRTALRHHLIERMLSEIFGMEWYEIHAEAERLEHAVSPAFEARLIEKLGEKGACPHGNTVLPESPSQRRKRGLIQLSEAQENTDYIVTSLYERDPRLLVFLHQSGISPSTRIRLIAKNYDQTVSIETASGQATLGRPAAERIWVKRVTSRDSTR, from the coding sequence ATGACCGATTCCATCACCGTCTCCAAAGAGGACTACCTCAAAGCCATTCTCGAAGCCGAGTCGGAAGGCCATCACGTCATCCCCGCCACACTGGCGCATTGGCTCTCGGTCTCCGCTCCCGCTGTCACCATGGCTCTCAAGCGCCTCAAACGGGACGGCTTCGTCGACGTCAAGGCCGACGGCATCGTTCGCCTAACCGCCAGCGGCAAAGAAACCGCCTATCGCACCGCCCTCCGCCATCACCTTATAGAACGCATGTTGTCCGAAATCTTCGGCATGGAGTGGTATGAAATCCACGCTGAAGCGGAGCGTCTCGAACACGCCGTTTCTCCCGCCTTCGAAGCCCGCCTCATCGAAAAGCTCGGCGAAAAAGGAGCCTGCCCTCACGGCAACACCGTCCTGCCCGAGAGCCCCAGCCAGCGCCGGAAACGCGGCCTGATCCAACTCTCAGAGGCCCAGGAAAACACCGATTACATCGTTACCTCCCTCTATGAACGCGACCCCCGCCTGCTCGTTTTCCTCCATCAATCCGGCATCAGCCCCAGCACCCGCATCCGGCTCATCGCCAAGAACTACGACCAGACCGTCTCCATCGAAACCGCCTCCGGTCAGGCCACCCTTGGCCGTCCTGCCGCGGAGCGCATCTGGGTCAAGCGAGTCACTTCAAGAGATTCAACTAGATAA
- a CDS encoding energy transducer TonB — MAAEDMSGIANKAVGKSTLDQPGTHPFHLKATYAPSLERDKASNRTGEIEIWWQSPTKWRREVRSPEFHQIAIVDGQKEWQKNDGNYFPEWLRELSEAMIRPVPIPADALSKRIKTAEVHHVFTQTNIEWQAISTPLSTPPNEQIDGKGYLALSDKTGLLLYTGGPGFNGLYHDFKDFHGRMIAYTVAAGYVEVTAKISVLEDLAATPEDYFNATAPGGDGEPIQTVVLDESNLRKNLLPGKSFDWPALQDGPLEGVVWTEVVVDRTGTIREMIPPIADNPGVKEAAEQTFRSMQFSPILRDGIPVQAMGRLSLRFKTVRPSGIENFDSAHNYFERGRKVSCLGSGSSEPYLLRAEFQIATKSGIQTGRYEDTWISATKWKREAWFGSSHLVRTEEGDKYYVISEGPEINLLAW; from the coding sequence GTGGCCGCTGAAGACATGTCCGGCATCGCCAATAAAGCGGTGGGTAAAAGTACTCTGGATCAACCGGGAACGCATCCATTTCACTTGAAAGCCACGTATGCGCCAAGCCTCGAACGCGACAAGGCTTCAAATCGCACTGGAGAAATCGAAATATGGTGGCAGTCACCGACTAAGTGGCGCCGAGAAGTTCGATCGCCTGAATTCCATCAGATTGCAATCGTGGATGGACAGAAAGAGTGGCAGAAAAACGACGGCAACTACTTTCCTGAATGGCTGAGGGAGCTATCCGAAGCCATGATTCGCCCTGTTCCGATACCTGCGGACGCTTTATCAAAGCGCATAAAGACTGCCGAAGTACACCATGTATTCACTCAGACCAATATTGAATGGCAGGCCATAAGCACTCCTTTGTCTACGCCTCCGAATGAACAGATTGACGGCAAAGGGTACTTGGCTCTCAGCGATAAGACAGGCCTCCTGCTATATACCGGTGGGCCCGGATTCAATGGTCTTTATCATGACTTCAAAGATTTCCACGGTCGCATGATCGCTTATACAGTGGCAGCAGGCTACGTTGAGGTCACGGCAAAAATCTCTGTGCTCGAAGATTTGGCAGCTACACCTGAGGATTACTTTAACGCGACTGCACCTGGAGGCGATGGAGAGCCGATCCAAACCGTCGTACTTGACGAGTCGAACCTCCGCAAGAACCTGTTACCCGGCAAATCGTTCGATTGGCCCGCGCTACAGGATGGCCCACTGGAAGGCGTTGTCTGGACTGAGGTCGTAGTAGATAGGACCGGTACGATTCGCGAGATGATCCCGCCCATAGCAGATAATCCGGGTGTCAAGGAGGCAGCCGAGCAGACCTTTCGCTCCATGCAGTTCAGCCCAATCCTCCGCGATGGGATTCCTGTACAAGCTATGGGCCGATTATCCCTTCGATTCAAAACGGTTCGTCCTTCAGGCATTGAAAATTTCGATAGTGCTCACAACTACTTCGAACGAGGGCGCAAAGTAAGCTGCCTCGGCTCCGGCTCAAGCGAGCCGTACCTGTTGCGAGCAGAATTTCAGATAGCTACGAAGTCCGGCATCCAGACCGGTCGATATGAAGACACCTGGATTAGCGCAACAAAGTGGAAGAGAGAGGCCTGGTTTGGTTCAAGTCACCTGGTGCGTACAGAAGAAGGGGACAAATATTACGTAATTTCCGAAGGCCCCGAAATCAATCTTCTCGCTTGGTAA
- a CDS encoding MBL fold metallo-hydrolase, whose product MVRFTVLASGSKGNSSIVSCLSATGGQTRILVDAGLSCRELFRRMKQVGEDPSTLDAILITHEHQDHINGLAVTARKLGIPVYFTEATHRAWVRQVTPRKRITYAEWAQQYREAKDRQQAEQEAIASHKESSELEELAAEAAADTIRCNFAPDPADERDPESEPEPEFAADQASAPVASDPATEPAKDPARLPSVEYFRPGESFAIGDIAVSPFTIPHDAADPVGFVFTAEGTRLAVATDLGYMPPNVQAQLRRCDLIMLESNHDLEMLRDGPYPWSVKQRVLSRVGHLSNDAAASFLEEIYDGSATYLILAHLSESNNHPELARIAAERALTCKPSLLANRLFLASQHEPMAPVCF is encoded by the coding sequence ATGGTCCGTTTCACCGTCCTCGCCTCCGGTTCCAAGGGAAACAGCTCCATCGTTTCCTGCCTCTCGGCGACCGGCGGCCAGACGCGCATCCTCGTGGATGCAGGCCTGAGCTGCCGCGAACTCTTCCGCCGCATGAAGCAGGTCGGCGAAGATCCCTCCACGCTCGATGCCATCCTCATCACCCACGAGCATCAGGACCACATCAACGGCCTCGCCGTCACCGCCCGTAAACTCGGCATCCCGGTTTATTTCACTGAAGCAACACATCGCGCCTGGGTCCGTCAGGTCACCCCGCGCAAACGCATCACCTACGCCGAGTGGGCCCAGCAGTACCGCGAAGCCAAAGACCGCCAGCAGGCCGAGCAGGAAGCTATCGCTTCCCACAAGGAGTCCTCAGAATTAGAGGAACTCGCTGCCGAAGCCGCGGCCGATACCATCCGCTGCAACTTCGCACCCGACCCGGCAGACGAGCGCGATCCTGAATCCGAACCGGAACCAGAGTTCGCAGCCGACCAGGCATCGGCCCCAGTAGCATCTGACCCAGCAACAGAACCGGCAAAAGACCCAGCCCGGCTACCATCCGTCGAATACTTCCGTCCCGGCGAATCCTTCGCCATCGGCGACATTGCCGTCAGCCCCTTCACTATCCCACACGACGCCGCCGATCCCGTTGGATTCGTCTTCACCGCCGAAGGCACACGTCTCGCCGTCGCCACCGACCTCGGCTACATGCCCCCCAATGTGCAGGCCCAGCTTCGCCGCTGCGATCTCATCATGCTGGAGTCGAATCACGATCTCGAAATGCTCCGCGACGGCCCATATCCCTGGTCCGTCAAGCAGCGCGTTCTCTCCCGCGTCGGCCATCTCTCCAACGATGCCGCCGCCAGCTTTCTCGAAGAGATTTACGACGGCTCCGCGACCTATCTCATCCTTGCCCATCTCTCCGAAAGCAACAATCATCCGGAGCTCGCAAGAATCGCCGCCGAACGGGCATTGACCTGCAAACCCAGCCTGCTCGCCAACCGATTGTTCCTTGCCAGTCAACATGAACCCATGGCTCCGGTATGTTTTTGA
- a CDS encoding 3-hydroxybutyryl-CoA dehydrogenase yields the protein MPTIQTIAVIGAGTMGSGIAHLFARSGFNVLLCDVQQSFLDQSLTRIRTNLGREAAKGKLPSDQVEPSIARITLTTDRNTLASAQFAVEAASERFDIKSEIFRSLDTILPHGAILATNTSSISITKLAALTNRPAQVIGMHFFNPVPVMTLVEIIRGLQTDQATYDAVRDLSIELGKTPVEVNDSPGFVSNRVLMPLINEAAFTVMEGVATAEAVDQVFQLGMAHPMGPLTLADFIGLDVCVDILRVLHEGLGDPKYRPCPLLIRMVDAGWLGRKSGRGFYSY from the coding sequence ATGCCAACCATCCAAACCATCGCAGTAATCGGAGCAGGCACCATGGGCAGCGGCATCGCCCACCTCTTCGCCCGCTCCGGCTTCAACGTCCTTCTCTGCGACGTCCAGCAAAGCTTCCTCGATCAATCCCTGACTCGCATCCGCACCAACCTGGGGAGGGAAGCAGCCAAAGGCAAGCTGCCCTCCGATCAGGTCGAGCCATCCATCGCGCGCATCACCCTCACCACCGACCGCAACACCCTGGCCTCCGCCCAATTCGCAGTAGAGGCAGCCAGCGAGCGCTTCGACATCAAGAGCGAAATCTTCCGCTCCCTCGACACCATCCTGCCCCACGGCGCAATCCTCGCCACCAATACCAGCTCCATCTCCATCACCAAACTTGCCGCGCTCACCAACCGCCCCGCGCAGGTTATCGGCATGCACTTCTTCAATCCCGTGCCCGTCATGACGCTCGTCGAAATCATCCGCGGCCTCCAAACCGACCAGGCCACCTACGACGCCGTTCGCGATCTTTCAATAGAACTCGGCAAAACTCCCGTTGAGGTCAACGATTCCCCCGGCTTCGTCTCCAATCGAGTCCTCATGCCGCTTATCAACGAAGCGGCCTTCACCGTCATGGAAGGCGTAGCCACCGCCGAAGCTGTCGATCAAGTCTTCCAACTTGGCATGGCTCACCCCATGGGTCCGCTCACCCTCGCCGACTTCATCGGCCTCGACGTCTGCGTCGATATCCTACGCGTCCTCCACGAAGGTCTCGGCGACCCCAAATATCGTCCATGCCCACTCCTCATCCGCATGGTGGACGCAGGATGGCTGGGCCGCAAATCAGGTCGAGGCTTTTACTCCTATTAG